The following DNA comes from Enterocloster bolteae.
CACATTGCCGTTATACACGATATCCCCGCTGTATGAACCAAAGGGATAAACGCCGGACAGCACATTCATCAGGGTGGACTTTCCAGCCCCGTTCTCACCGCACAGCGCATGGATTTCTCCGCGTTTCACCTTGATATTGACATCGTCCAAGGCTTTCACGCCCGAGAATTCCTTCGTGATGTGGTTCATCTCCAAAATATAATCGGACATCTTTTCAACTCCTTTTCTTGAAAGATACTCTGTAAAAAGCGCAATCGGGCGGCGGAACCTATGCCGCCGCCCGAATCATCTTTACTGTGCCAGCTGCTCCTCTGTATAGTAGCCGCCGTCTACGATAATTTCCTTATAGTTGTCCTTGTCTACTGCTACCGGTGTGCACAGGTAAGCAGGAACCACAACCTTGCCGTTATTGTACTGTTCGGTGTCGTTGATTTCCGGCTCTGCGCCTTCCAGAACAGCCTGTACCATGGTTACGCACTTCTCAGCCAGGAGACGTGTATCTTTGTAAATGGTTGCTGTCTGGTAACCGGAGATGATGTTCTTAACTGCCATCAGCTCAGCATCCTGTCCTGTAATCAGCGGCCAGTCCTCGCCAACCTTGTAGCCGGCGCCTTCCAGAGCAGCCTTACAGCCGTATGCGAAACCGTCAAATGCGCTTGCGCAGATGTCTAACTTCTCGTCAGCATAGAAGCCGGTCAGATAGTTCTCGCAGTTCTGCTGTGCTGTTTCCTGGGACCATCTCAGGATACATGTATCCTCGAAGGAGGTACGTCCGGACTTGCAGACCAGTGTTCCGTCATCCAGGTATGGCTGAAGAACTTCCATCAGTCCGTTGTACAGGAACAGTGCGTTGTTGTCATCAGGTGAGCCCATGAAGAACTCGATGGTGTAGGACTCGCCGGCTGCCTTGGCTGCGTCCAGGTCCTTTGCTTCCTTTATGTAGTTGCCGATTGCAGTACCAACTCCCTTGTTGTCAAAGGTTGCATAGTAGGAAACTGCGTCGGTATCCATCAGAAGACGGTCATAAGCGATGATGGGGATGCCTGCGTTCTTAGCCTGCTCCTCTACGTTTACAAGTGCGGAGGAGTCGATGGATGCGATTACCAGACAGTTAACACCGGATGCAATCATGTTCTCAATCTGTGAAACCTGCATCTGCACATCATCTTCTGCATACTGAAGGTCTACTTCATATCCAAGTGCTTCCAGCTGCTTCTTCATGTTGGCACCGTCGTTAATCCAGCGCTCGGATGACTGTGTAGGCATGGCAACGCCTACCTTCTTGCCTTCCCCGGTTGCTGCCTTGGCTGCCTCGGTAGCTGCGTCTGCCGCTGCGCTGGAATCAGCCGCTGCTGCGGTTGTGTCTGCTGCCGCTGCCGCTGTGGTAGCTGCTGCCTCCTGTGAGCCGCCGCATCCTGTTAACAGTGAAGCTGCGATTGCCGTCCCCAGTATCATGCTTAAAATTTTTCGTTTCATATGTTACCTCCCATGGTTTAATTTATACATACAACTTGTGTACATGTTCACAAGCTTGTACTTTCGTTAATTCAGCCAACCCTTGCGTCATACCATCTGATTCATTTGGACTATTTTGCACTTTTGTAGATTTTACTCTGTCTGCATTGTGCGTTTCGTCAATATTTCTTACGTTTTTCTTTAAATACACTATACATTTTTGATGCTTGTTTGTCAATAGGTATTTAGAACTTTTTTATATTTTTTATTATTGTACGTACAACTTTAACGTCATTTTTCCTATTTTCGTCTAAAAACGACCTGTCTCATCCTGTAAATAGTTCTGAATCCCGTTCCCCGGACGCAAAAAATGCCAGCAAGCCGACGACAGGCTTGCTGGCACAATGTTCTGTTAAATTTTTAACTCTTTTTTGTTTACTTTTGCCTGACGGCCATGTTTCGGTGATTCCCCTTACTTGTTCTTTCTCTTCAGTGCTGCAATCAGACTCTGAAGCACGATGAAGAAGCACAGAAGGGCCGCAATGGTAATTCTCACCCACCAGGAGGAAAGCGTTCCCTGGAAGGTAATAAAGGACTCGATGGTTCCCTTAATCAAAACTCCGAAAAGGCTTCCGATAACATTTCCCACGCCGCCGGTCAGAAGGGTTCCGCCGATAACTGAGGACGCGATGGCATCCATCTCAAATCCCTTGGCCTGCTCCACGAAACCGGAGCATGTGTTCATACAGAACAGAAGGCCGCCCAGTCCAGCCAGGAATCCATCCAGCACATAAGCCTGGAGCTTGATTCTTCTCACATTCAGACCCAGCAGCAGGGCAGACTGCTCATTTCCGCCAATGGCGTAAATGGAACGGCCGAACTTGGTATACTTAAGCACTACAAACACAATGGCCAGAACCACCAGGGCGATGATAACACTGGGGTATACGTAAGGATAAATCATGACTCCCTTTTTATTCAGGTAACCGCCAAAGGGCAGGTACATCTTGAATGTGGCAATGCCGGTAAATGTCTTATTTGTGATGCTGATCATCTCCTGGCTGATAATGGAGGTCATGCCTCTTGCAAAGAACATG
Coding sequences within:
- the chvE gene encoding multiple monosaccharide ABC transporter substrate-binding protein, whose translation is MKRKILSMILGTAIAASLLTGCGGSQEAAATTAAAAADTTAAAADSSAAADAATEAAKAATGEGKKVGVAMPTQSSERWINDGANMKKQLEALGYEVDLQYAEDDVQMQVSQIENMIASGVNCLVIASIDSSALVNVEEQAKNAGIPIIAYDRLLMDTDAVSYYATFDNKGVGTAIGNYIKEAKDLDAAKAAGESYTIEFFMGSPDDNNALFLYNGLMEVLQPYLDDGTLVCKSGRTSFEDTCILRWSQETAQQNCENYLTGFYADEKLDICASAFDGFAYGCKAALEGAGYKVGEDWPLITGQDAELMAVKNIISGYQTATIYKDTRLLAEKCVTMVQAVLEGAEPEINDTEQYNNGKVVVPAYLCTPVAVDKDNYKEIIVDGGYYTEEQLAQ
- a CDS encoding ABC transporter permease subunit is translated as MKNRSEKKRLDGNSFLLAVTIILFFVMYIAGIIMFGGRGFAKVQNFLNLFISNAGLIVVATGMTIVMITGGIDISVGSVVAMVCMMLAWMMERGNIGAFPAILIVLVTGCIFGLVQGFLVAYLKIQPFIVTLAGMFFARGMTSIISQEMISITNKTFTGIATFKMYLPFGGYLNKKGVMIYPYVYPSVIIALVVLAIVFVVLKYTKFGRSIYAIGGNEQSALLLGLNVRRIKLQAYVLDGFLAGLGGLLFCMNTCSGFVEQAKGFEMDAIASSVIGGTLLTGGVGNVIGSLFGVLIKGTIESFITFQGTLSSWWVRITIAALLCFFIVLQSLIAALKRKNK